GCCGTGCGCTGCCGGGTGCGCGCCGCCGGCATCGTGGTCGAGCTCGATGCCCAGAGCCTCGCCGGCCTGACCGAGCCGGCGAAGATCGATCTCGGCCGCCGCATCGCCGCCCGCGCCCCTGACCGGCTCGCCGCGGCGCCGGTGTCCTTCGCGCCCTACCGCACCGGCAGCGCGTTCCTGGTGGGAAGCGCCCGATGAGCGTCCGGGACGAATTCGCCCTCGACTTCGCCCGCACGGAGCGGATCGGCCTCGAGGAGGCGGTGTTCGCCGCCGGCAAGTCGCCGGCCCAGATCGACGCGATCCTGGCCGCCGCCGAGGAGCGCGGCGCCCGCTTCCTCGTCACCCGCCTCGATCCGGACCGTCACGCGGCGCTCACCTATCGCGACCGGCTCGATTACTGCCCGGTCTCGCGCACCGCCTTCTTCGGCGAGGCGAGGCGGGTGGAGGGCCCGGCCCGCATCGCCATCGTGGCGGCCGGCACCTCCGACGTGCCGGTGGCCCGCGAGGCCGAGCGGACGCTCGCCTACCAGGGCCATGCCACGACGCTGATCGCCGATGTCGGCGTCGCCGGCCTGTGGCGGCTGACCCGGCGGATCGAGGAGATCCGGGCCCATCCGGTCGTCATCTGCGCCGCCGGCATGGATGCGGCGCTGCCGAGCGTGCTCGGCGGCCTCGTCGCCGGGGCGGTAATCGCAGTGCCGACCTCGGTCGGCTACGGCGTGGCGGAGGGCGGGCGCGCCGCCCTCGACGCGGTGCTGGCGAGCTGCGCCCCCGGCATCGCGGTCGTCAACATCGACAACGGCTACGGCGCCGCCTGCGCGGCCCTGCGCCTGCTCCACGCGGCACGCCGCCTGACGGAGGCACCCCGATGACGTTCGCCCCAATGCCCCTCATCCCCGGAGAAACGCCATGGAACGTCGCAGCTTCCTGCAGGGCGCGGCCCTCGGGGCCGGTCTCGCGGTCTCAGGTCAAGCGGGGGCGGCCGTGAACGCCCCGCCGCCGCCCAGCTCCGGCCCCTTGCCGAACACCCGCCCGGCCGATCCCGCCGACCTGCCGCTCGTCACCGATCCCGGCGAGCGCCGGGGCGAGATGCTCTACCGCCCGTTCGGGCGCACGGGCGAAAAGATCTCGGCGATCGGCATGGGCGGCTTCCACCTCGGCAAGAGCGCGGTGACCGATGCCGAGGCGACGCGGCTGATCCACGAGGGGATCGATCGCGGCATCACCTTCATGGACAATTGCTGGGACTACAACGAGGGCCGCTCGGAGGAGCGGATGGGCATCGCCCTCGAGCAGAGCGGGTACCGGGACAAGGTCTTCCTGATGTCCAAGATGGACGGGCGGACCAAAGAGGAAGCCATGAAGCAGATCGACCAGTCGCTGCGCCGCCTGCGCACCGACCGGATCGACCTTGTCCAGCACCACGAGATCCTGCGCTACGACGATCCCGACCGGGTCTTCGCCGAGGGAGGCGCCATGGAGGCGTTCCAGGAGGCGAAGAAGGCCGGCAAGCTGCGCCATATCGGCTTCACCGGCCACAAGGACCCGCGCATCCACCTGCAGATGCTCGAAGTGGCGGCCGAGCGCGGCTTCCACTTCGACGCGGTGCAGATGCCGCTCAACGTGATGGACGCGCATTTCCGCAGCTTCGGCCACCTCGTGCTGCCCTACCTCGTCCAGAACGGCATCGCGCCGCTCGCCATGAAGACCTTCGGCGACGGGGTGATCCTGAAGAGCGACGCACCGATCAAGCCGATCGAGTACCTGCACTTCTCGCTCAACCTGCCGACCGCGGTGGTCATCACTGGCATCCAGAACCAGCGCGACCTCGACCAGGCCTTCGAGGCGGTGAAGACCTTCGCGCCGATGGACAAGGCGACGGTGGCGGAACTCCTGAACCGCAGCCGCCCCTACGCGCTGGAGGGCAAGTACGAGCTGTTCAAGACGAGTGCCACCTTCGACGGCACCGCCAAGAACGCCGCCTGGCTCGGCGAGGACGTGCCGGGGGTGAAGACGCTGGCGCCCACCATGGAGTGAGGGCGGCGGGCAAGATGACACAACCATGACGGCGGCCGGCGCGTTGACCTTGGTCTTCACGCCGGCACGAGGCCGTCCCATGAGCGACACGCCCCTCCCCCATCGCAACCCGTCCGCCGAACTCCACACGATGAACGAGCGGCTGGCGGCCTGGGCCGCCTGCACCGCCGAGGACAGCCCCACCCTGATCGAGCGCCTCGAGGCGATGGGCTACGCGGTGCGCGGCAAGACCCGCGAGGAGGTCGAGGCGGCGTTGCGCTGCCCGCCGACGCAAGCGGGGCGGGGCTGATCGCCGGATCAGTGCGCGGTGTAGCCGCCGTCGACCGGCAGGGCGACGCCCACGACGAAGCTCGCCGCATCGCTGCACAGCCAGAGCACGGCGGCCGCGACCTCCTCCGGCCGGCCGAGCCGGCCGATCGGCTGCTTCCTGAGGATCTCCGCCATCGCCTCGGGCCGCTCGGCGACCATCCGGGCCACCATCGGCGTGTCGATGGTGCCGGGGCAGACCGCGTTGACGCGGATGCCCCGCGCGGCATTCTCGAGCGCCGCGCTCTGGGTCATGCCGATCACGCCGTACTTGGTGGCGTGATAGGCCGCGAGGCCCGGATTGCCGACGAGGCCGCCGATCGACGAGCAGTTGACGATCGCGCCGCGCCCTTGCGCCTGCATCTGGCGCAGCTCGGCCCGCATGCAGGTCCAGACCCCGCGCAGGTTGATCGCCATCACCCGCTCGTAATCGGCGCTCGGCACGTCGACGACGTCGTTCGGCGGGATCTGGATGCCGGCATTGTTGAAGGCCGCGTCCAGCCGCCCGAACGTGTCGACGGTGCGCGCGACCATGGCGGCGACCTCGTCGTCCCGCCCGACGTCGCAGCGGACCGCGAGGGCCCGGCCGCCGGCGGCGTTGATCCCGGCCTCGGCCGCCCGGGCGGCCTCGAGGTCGAGATCGGCCAGGACCACGGCGGCCCCGGCCTCGGCGAAGGCCCGGGCGGCGGCGAGCCCCATGCCCATCGCCGCCCCGGTCACCAGGGCGACCCGGCCCTCGAACGAACCCGTCGCGCTCATCGTCCGTCCCCGTGTGGTGGTCGTCATTTCGCCCGTTCCTCGGAGTTCCGTGCCTCGAAGACGCTTCGGGCGACCGGCAGGGCCGAGAAGGCGCTGGGCCAGCCGGCGTAGTAGGCGAGGTGGGCGATGACCTCGCCGGCCTGCTCCTTCGTCAGGCCGGCATCCATCGCCCGGTCGAGGTGGTAGGGCATCTGGGCGACCTGGGAGTTGGCGACGAGCGCGCTCACCGTCACCAGGCTGCGGTCGCGCGGGGCGAGGCCGGGCCGCAGCCACAGGTCCCGGAACAGGATCTCCGTCGTGTCCTTGACGAGGTTCGGCGACACCGTCCCGAACTCGGCCTCGACGCGGGCGGCGCGCCGGCTCTCCGCCGCCTGATCCAGGGGCAGCGGCTGCGCCGGCACGGCCTCGGGCAGCCGGTCGGCGCCGATCCCGCGCTGCGCGAACGCCGCCCGCAGGGCCGGGAGCGCCGCATCGGCGCTGCCCCAGCCGGCGTAGAAGGCCAGGTGGGTGACGGTCTCGGCGATCTCGCCCGGGGTCACGCCGTTGTCGAGGGCGCGCCCGACATGGAACGGCAGCTCGACCGTCTGGCCGCGGGCGATGAGCGCCGCGAGGGTGACGAGGCTGCGGTCGCGGGGCGACAGGCCGGGCCGCGTCCACACCTCGCCGAGCAGGGTGCCCTCGGTGTAGCGCGCGAGGGCCGGGGCGACCGCCTGCGTCGACGGCGCCGCGACCTCCGCCGGTGCGACCGGGGCGGCGTAGTGCGCGTCGTCGACCTTCTCCATCCACGCGACGTTCCGGCCCTCGACGCTCTCCTGGACGGCGAGATGGCTCATGGCCGTGGTCGCCGTCGCGCCGTGCCAGTGCTTCACGCCCGGCGGCGTCCAGACCACGTCGCCGGGCTTGATCTCGCGCTTGCGACCGTTCCACTCCTGCACCCAGCCGGTGCCGGAGGTGACGATCAGCACCTGGCCGGCCGGGTGGGTGTGCCAGGCCGAGCGGGCGCCCGGCGCGAAGGTGACGTGCCCGGCCGAGAGCCGGCTGTCGGGCGAGGCGAATTGTGGATCGACCCGCACGGTGCCGGTGAAGGTGGCCTCCGGTCCCGCGACCGTCGGGCGCGAGCCGGCGGGAAACACCCGCATGGCCTCGCCCGAAGCCGGCCCGGCGAGGAGGCCGAGGGCGACCAGGGTGGCGCAAGCGCGGATCATCGTCGGGCTCCTCACGGCCGGCTCCGGTACTGCTCGTCCGAGACCTTCCCCATCCAGTCGACGGCGCGGCCGTCCTGCTTCTCCTGGATGGCGATGTGGCTCATGGCGGTGGTCGGGCTCGCGCCGTGCCAGTGCGTCTCGCCGGGCGCGAACCAGACCACGTCGCCGGGCCGGATCTCCTCGACCGGACCGCCCTCGGCTTGCACGAGGCCGCAGCCGCTCGCGACGATCAGCGTCTGGCCGAGCGGGTGCGTGTGCCAGGCGGTGCGGGCGCCGGGCTCGAAGGTGACGAGGGCGCCGCCGGCCCGGGCCGGCTCCGGCGGCCCGAACAGGGGATCGACCCGCACCGCTCCGGTGAACCAGTCCTGCGGGCCGGCGCCGGAGGGTTGCGTGCCCGCGCGCGTGATCTGCATGATGATGTCTCCGCTTCGCCGCGAGGTCGCCGTGCGGGGGCCTGGCGGCGGTCCCCGCGACGGATGAAGGCGTCGGCCGTCGATCCGGCGGCCGCGTTCCAGCCCCGGATACGGACACTCTCACGGCGTATGGCCGGCCATGAGCTGGCGCCGCCCGAGCCCGACCGACGATCTACCGGCTGGGCCGATCCGCGATTAGCCGGTAGAATCCGCATGCGGTCATAAGCTGGGCTCATGAATGGCGCGGGAGAACCTGAACGACCTCGCCGCCTTCCTGGCCGTCGCCCGCGCCCGGAGCTTCACCCGGGCCGCCGCGCAGCTCGGCGTGTCGCAATCGGCGCTGAGCCAGGTCGTGCGCGACCTCGAGGCGCGGGTGGGCCTGCGGCTCCTCACCCGCACCACCCGCAGCGTCGCGCCGACGGAAGCGGGCGAGCGCCTGCTGCAGGAGATCGGCCCGCACCTCGACGGGATCCATGCCGGCCTCACCGCCCTGACGGCCCTGCGCGAGACGCCCGCCGGCACGGTGCGGATCAACGCCGACGAGCACGCCGTGACCGCGGTCCTGTGGCCGGCCCTGCGGACCATCCTGCCGGATTACCCGGACATCCGGGTCGAGCTGGTGACCGATTTCGGCATGACCGACATCGTCGCCGCGCGCTTCGACGCCGGCGTGCGCCTCGGCGAGGTGGTGGCCAAGGACATGGTGGCTGTGCCGATCGGCCCCGACATGCGCATGGCGGCGGTGGCCTCACCGGCCTACTTCGCCCGCCGTCCGCCACCGCGCACGCCGCAGGACCTGACCGGCCACACCTGCATCAACCTGCGCCTGCCGACCCATGGCGGCCTCTACGCCTGGGAGTTCGAGGAGGCGGGCCGGGAGATCCGCGTGCGGGTCGAGGGCCAGGTGGTGTTCAACACCGTCAGCATGATCCTGCGCGCGGCCCTCGACGGGTTCGGCATCGCCTACCTGCCGCAGGACATGGTGCAGGCCCATCTCGACCGGGGCGAGCTGGTCCGGGTGCTGGAGGCCTGGAGCCCGCCCTTTCCCGGCTACCACCTGTACTACCCGAGCCGGCGCCAGCACGCCCCGGCCTTCGCGGTGCTGGTCGAGGCCCTGCGCTACCGGGGGTGAGGCCAGGGACGGGCCGACGTCACCCCGCCCGCAACCCCGCCGCGATCTCCCGCACCGCGTCCCACGCCATCATCACGTCCGCCCGCGTCGTGGTGGTCTGGCCGACCTGGAAGCGGATGACGAAGCGGCCATCGTGCCGGGTCTGGGTCAGGTAGGTGCGGCCGTCGTCGTTGATGCGCTCGACGAGGCGGGCGTTGAGCGCGTCGAGGTCGTCGATCCCTGCGGGCGCAAAGCGGAAGCTGAACAGGGACAGGATCGGCGCCGAGGTCAGCTCGAAGTCGGGCTCGGCCTCGATGAGCCCGGCGAGCTCCCGCGCCCAGGCGACGTGGTCGCGGATCATGCCCCGCAGCGCCTCGACGCCGTAGGAGCGGATCACGAACCACAGCTTCAGCGCCCGGAAGCGGCGCCCGAGGGGGATCGACCACTCGTTGTAGTCGACGACGCCGTCGTGGCCGAGCGTGCGCAGGTAGGAGGGGCGAAGGCCGAGCGTGTCGGTGAGCGCCTTCGGGTCGCGCACGAAATGGGCCGAGCAGTCGAAATGGGTGAACAGCCACTTGTGCGGGTTGAACACCAGGCTGTCGGCCTGTTCGGCGCCCCGCATCAGGTCGCGGAACTCGGGGCAGATCATCGCGCTGCCGGCCCAGGCGGCGTCGACGTGGAGGAAGACGTCGTGACGGCGCGCCACCGCGGCGACGGCCTCGATCGGGTCGCAGGCGCCGATCCCGGTGCCGCCGAGGCAGGCGACGATCGCGGCAGGCCTCAGCCCCGCCTCGCGGTCGGCCCGGATCGCCGCGTCGAGGGCGCCCGGGTCCATGCCGTGGAGAGGGCCGGCCACGGGGATCCGCACCAGGTTGGCATCGCCGATGCCGGCGATGCGCACCGCCTTGTCGACCGAGGAATGCACCTGCTCGGAGGCGTAGACCCGTAAAGCAGGCCCGCCGGCGAGCCCTTTCGCGTTGCCGGTGAAGCCGAGCGCCCGCTCGCGGGCGGTCAGCAGCGCGGCGAGCGTCGCGCCCGAGGCCGAGTCCTGGATCACGCCCGAGAAGCCGTCGGGCAGGCCGATCATCTGGCGCAGCCAGTCCATCACCCGGGTCTCGAGCTCGGTCGCCGCCGGCGAGGTCTGCCAGAGCATGCACTGGGCGGCGAGCGCCGCGGTGACGAACTCCGCCACCAGGGAGGGCGGGCTGGCATTGGCCGGGAAGTAGGCGAAGAAGCGCGGGTGCTGCCAGTGGGTCATGCCCGGCATCACCACCCGGTCGAGGTCGGCGAAGATGGCCTCCATCGCCTCGCCCGCGGCCGGCGGCTCGGGCGGCAGCTGGCGGAAGATCTCGCCCGGCGCCACCTGCGCCCGCACCGGCCGCTCGCCGACGCCCGCGAGGTAGTCCACCGACCAGTCGGCGGCCCGGCGCGCCCAGGCCCGAAACGTCTCGTCGTCCATCCGCTCCTCCCGCCGGCCCGGTCTTCCGGTGCCCGGCCGGCTGTCTAGCAGGTTTCGGCCGGCGCGCCTCCCTGCCCGCCATCCGGCCGGCAATCGAGGCAAGCGGCAGCGGAGCAGGAAGCGTCGCGCCTGACAGTCAAACTTGCAAACATTCCGGCTTGAGACCGCAGAGGGAACATGGCACGCTCAATCAAGCGATCACCATTCACGGTTGTTTAACCAATCAAAGATTGCAACCTTGGACGGCTCATCCGCATCGACACAAGGAAAAGGGCAGCACAGCGGCATCCTTGGCCGGTGCAGCGCATTGTCCGGATTGGTTTCAATGTTTCTTAAGCGCCGTGTTAGCTCATGAGCGCACCACGACGAGGAGCGCGATGTTCGGGCGGCGTACCCAGGCGGCAGTGGCGGACAGGCTGACCCGCCGCCACGTTCGGATGAACCGCGGCGGGGCGGAGCAGGAAGGCTGCCTGATCTATCTCGGTGACGAGCTCGTCTCGGTGCTGGTGCGCCTCGAGCCCGGCACGCCGCACGCGCCGGAGCACCGGCACAAGTGGCGCGTGACGGAAGCCTACGGCCCCGGCGTCTCGCTCGCCCGCGCCCCGCTCTTCGACACGCCGGACGCGGTGGCCGACTGGATCGCCGACCGCCTGCCGCCGCCGGCGCCCCGGCCCTGGCTGGACGCGCACCTGCTGCCGTGAGGCGCGCGCATACCCGGTGCGACGGAACCGCAACCGCGATACCAACTCACTGATCGATAACGGTTTTTCACCGGAGCCGGATGCTGCTTGCCGGCGGGCCGGGTGCGCCCGCGCACAGGGGTCCGGCGGGTTCGAGCCCATCTTCCTCCCATGCCGCTCAGGCCCGCTACGCCGCTTCCGTGGCGCCGTGCGCGAGACGCCGGGACCGAGGCGGCCGGAGGTCACCATGTCGCTCTTCGCCATGTCGCTCTTCGCCAGGCCCCTCGTCGCAAAGTCCCGCGTCGCAAAGTCCCGGTTCCTCGGAGCCGCCGCCCTCGTCGCCCTGCCCCTGTCCGCCGCCCACGCCAATGGCGGCGACCGCGAGCCGGCCGGCGGCGCCTTCATGAGCAGCTACGTCACCAACCCCTACGCCACGAGCCGCTCCCCCGCCGAGGCCCGCCCGCTCGACCGCCCGGCGCCGTGGTTCGCGCCCGGCCCGGCGGTCCCCGAGACCACCGGCTCCCTGCGGGCGCTGCCGGCCCGGCCGCGGACGCACCGCTGAGCCTGTCATCCCGCCGCCACGGTCCCCAGGGTAAGCTCCCGTTTTCTCGAAGGGCGGGAGCGCCGAGGGGACCGATGACACAGCCGTCGCTGAATCGATCGCAGCAGGCCGAGGCGGCCGAGGATGCCGGCTCGAACCCGAGCCCGAACCCGACCCTCGGCGAGGTCGTGGCCCGGCGCTTCGACCGGCGCGAGATTCTTCGCGGGGGCTTGGCGGGGAGCTTGGCGGGCGGTCTGGCCGGGGGTCTGGCCGTCTCGGCGATCTCCGCGACCCTGGCGCCCCGGGCGGTGGCGGCGGCGACGCCCGAGACCTTCCCGTTCCGCGAGCTGCCCGCCGGCGCCGACGAGCGCCACCACGTGGCCGACGGCCACGACGCCGAGGTGCTGATCCGCTGGGGCGATCCGGTCCTGCCCGGCGCCCCGGCCTTCGACCCGCACCGGCAGTCTGCCGCCGCGCAAGGCATGCAATTCGGCTACAACAACGACTTCCTAGGCTTCTTCCCCCTGCCGGGCGCGAGCGACCCCGCCGCCCACGGCCTCCTCGTCGTCAACCACGAATACACCAACGAGGAGCTGATGTTCCCCGGCCTCGGCCGGCAGGACGGCAAGGCCGGCTTCGCCGGCATGAGCCGCGACCTCGTCGACGTCGAGATGGCGGCCCATGGCGGCTCGGTGATCGAGGTCAGGCGCGAGGACGGGCGCTGGCGCGTCGTGCCGGGTTCGGCCTATGCCCGCCGCATCACCGCCACGACCCCGATGCGCCTCGCCGGCCCCGCCGCCGGCGCGGACCGCCTGCGCACGAGCGCCGACCCGGAGGGCCGGACGGTGCTGGGCATGCTCAACAACTGCGCCGGCGGCGTCACCCCGTGGGGCACGTGGCTGACCTGCGAGGAGAACGTCAACTACTACTTCCAGGGCCGCCTGCCCGAGGGCTCGGTGGAGGCGAAGAACCACAAGCGCCTCGGCATGCCCGGCAACCTCTACGGCTGGGCCCGCTTCCACGAGCGCTTCGACCTCGGAAAGGAGCCCAACGAGCCGAACCGCTTCGGCTGGGTGGTCGAGATCGATCCCTTCGATCCGGCGAGCGTGCCGGTGAAGCGCACCGCCATGGGCCGCTTCAAGCACGAGGGCGCCGCCGGCGCGATGGCGCGGGACGGCCGCTACGTCGTGTTCCAGGGCGACGACGAGCGCTTCGACTACGTCTACCGCTTCGTCACGCAGGCACCGGTGAACACGGCCGACAGGTCGGCGAACCGCGACATCCTCGATTCCGGCACCCTGTCGGTCGCCCGCTTCGACGCCGACGGGCGCGGCACCTGGCTGCCGGTCGTGTTCGGGCAAGGCCCGCTGACGCCGGCGAACGGGTTTCGCGACCAGGCCGACGTCCTGGTCGAGACGCGCCGGGCCGCCGATCTCCTCGGCGCCACCAAGATGGACCGGCCGGAGGACGTCGAGGCCAACGCGACGACCGGCAAGGTCTACGTGATGCTGACCAACAACGTGCGCCGCAAGGCCGACCAGGTCGACGCCGCGAACCCGCGGCCGGACAACCGCTTCGGCCACATCGTCGAGCTCACGCCCGAGGGCGGCGACTTCGCCGCGAAGGACTTCGCCTGGGAGGTGCTGGTGCGGTGCGGCGATCCCGCGATCGCCGCGGTGGGCGCCACCTTCTCGTCGGCGACGACGAAGGACGGCTGGTTCGGCATGCCGGACAATTGTGCGGTCGACGGAGAGGGCCGCCTCTGGGTCTCGACCGACGGCAACTCGCCGGCGAAGACCGGCCGCACCGACGGCATCTGGGCGATGGAGACCGACGGCGCCCGCCGCGGCACGGGCAAGCACTTCTTCCAGGTGCCGCTGGGGGCCGAGATGTGCGGCCCCTACTTCACCCCCGACGACACCACCTTCTTCGTCGCCGTGCAGCATCCGGGCGAGGCCGACGAGGAGGATCCGAACGCCGTGCCTGCCACCTTCGAGAACCCGGCGACCCGCTGGCCCGACTTCGACCCCGCGGTGCCGCCGCGCCCGGCGGTGGTGGCGATCACGAGACGGGGTGGGGGGAGAGTGGGGACGTAGGCGGCGTCCCGGTCCGGCGCCCGGCTCCGGCACGAGGCGGCGGGGATCCCCCCGCCGCTCGACGGACGAGGCCGGGTCTGCCGGCCTCGCGATCTTATCCGATCAGGGTCCAGTCGGACGTGATGGCGCCGATGTTGGGGGTCCCCGACAGGGTGGTGCCTCCGGCTCCGACGAGCCAGGTGTTCACGTGGCCGACATTGTCGCGGAAGACGATGTCCGAGCGGCCGTCGGCATTGGTGTCGCCGATGCCCTCGATCGTCCATTCGGACCCGACCGTGCCGAGATTGGGAGCGGACACGACCGCGCCGCCGGAACCCAGGATCCAGGCGTTGATGTGCCCGGCCTGGTCCCGCCACAGGATGTCGTCGCGCTTGTCGCCGTTGAAGTCGCCGATGCCGGCGACCGACCACTCGGACGAGATCGTGCCGATGTTGGGCGCCCCCGTGACGAGGTCGCCGTTCACCGTCCAGATGTTGACGTGCCCGGCCTGGTCCCGCCACAGGATGTCGTCGCGCCCGTCGCCGTTGAAGTCGCCGACGCCCTGCACCGTCCACTCGGACCCGATCGTGCCGAGGTTCGGCGCCCCCGTGACGGTCGCGCCGTTGACCTGCCAGGCGTTGACGTGCCCGGCCTGGTCCCGCCACAAGATGTCGTCGCGCCCGTCGCCGTTGAAGTCGCCGACGCCCTGCACCGTCCACTCGGACCCGATCGTGCCGAGGTTCGGCGCCCCCGTGACGGTCCCGCCGTTGACCTGCCAGGCGTTGACGTGCCCGGCCTGATCCCGCCACAGGATGTCGTCGCGCCCGTCGCCGTTGAAGTCGCCGATCCCCTGCGCGACCCATGCGCTCGAGATCGTGCCGATGTTGGGCGCTCCGGACACGCCCGTGCCGGTCAGCTGCCACGTGTTGATGTGCCCGACCGTGTCGCGCCAGAGCAGGTCCGCGCGCCCGTCGCCGTTGAAGTCGCCCAGCGCGGAGACGGAGAGGGGGGAGGGCCCGGTGCCGGTGCCGCCTCCGGTCCCACCACCGCCTCCAGTCCCGCCTCCGGTTCCGGAGCCCGTGCCCGCAAGCCTGATGGCCAGTCCGCTCGAGGCATTGTTGGCTTCATTCACCTCGAGAATGCGATTGTCGTAATCGGCGATGACCCCGAAATAGTACGTGCCCGCCGCCAGGTTGGCCGGCAGGGCGAACTCGCCCGGACCCGGCTTGGATCCATTGGCCGGGATCGTCTCCAGCAGGTTGCCGAAACCGAGGAAGAGATCCGAGGTCGTGATCGTCGAATCGGTCGACAGATAACCGGCGATGTTGCCGGCCGACGATGACAGGGTGCCGGTATTCGTGATGGCCACGTCGGCTGCGATCCGCCCGGTGCCCGTCAGGCGGACGTTCGATGCACTCGCCGTCAGGTCGACGCCGGATGTCGCATTCGTGATGCCCTTGACCGTCAAGGCCAGAACGTTCGAGGTATTGTTCGCCTCGTTCGTCTCGGAAATCTTGTTGTCGTAATCCGGGATAATTCCGAGATAATAGTTTCCCGGAGCAACGTCTGTGGGGATCGTGAAGGTGAAATTCTGGTTCGCGCTGCTTTTGGCGGCGACCAGGTCGATCATGAGATTCTTGGTGGTCAGGAGACGGTCTGTCGCCGGATCGATCGTGCTGTCCGAGGACAGGTAGAAGGCGATGTTGCCGGCGGAGCCGTTCGCACCGCCACTGTTGGCGATCGACACGCCGACGCTCTGCGTGGCGCCCGGCGTCGCCACGCTGCCGCGGTCGAGCGACAAGTTGCTGAGCGAGGACGTCAGATCGATCTGGGCGCTCGGATCGCCGGTTCCACCCCCTCCGGTACCGCCCCCGCCGTTACCAGTGCTCGTCTGATTATTGAGGACAATCGAATAGAGTCCGTTGAAATTATCGGGTTTCTGAACCGAAATTTTGAAGGTGAGAGCATAATCACCAGGAGCGCTAGGCCTCCAGCTGGTCTCACGCAATATGATCGATCCCGTCCCCGTAATATTTCGACTGCCGCCCAAGAGACCGATGCCGGTGGTATTCAGCTTCGTATAGGTGGATGTCTCGTATTCGAAGAATAGAGTCACGTTCGGGTCAACCGAGTAGCCGATGACCAGATCTCCACTCGTCCCAAGTGAATCTCTGCCGCTGTCCCGCGATCCGCCAATCAGATCCACGGCGAAGAAATCCTCCGTATCGGCCCCTCTGGATGCGATGGATCCGGTGAAGCTACCACCATCCGCGGCAATGAGCG
The sequence above is drawn from the Methylobacterium terrae genome and encodes:
- a CDS encoding FG-GAP-like repeat-containing protein; this translates as MTVPNIPIKRYADLSADTTANNFPLIAADGGSFTGSIASRGADTEDFFAVDLIGGSRDSGRDSLGTSGDLVIGYSVDPNVTLFFEYETSTYTKLNTTGIGLLGGSRNITGTGSIILRETSWRPSAPGDYALTFKISVQKPDNFNGLYSIVLNNQTSTGNGGGGTGGGGTGDPSAQIDLTSSLSNLSLDRGSVATPGATQSVGVSIANSGGANGSAGNIAFYLSSDSTIDPATDRLLTTKNLMIDLVAAKSSANQNFTFTIPTDVAPGNYYLGIIPDYDNKISETNEANNTSNVLALTVKGITNATSGVDLTASASNVRLTGTGRIAADVAITNTGTLSSSAGNIAGYLSTDSTITTSDLFLGFGNLLETIPANGSKPGPGEFALPANLAAGTYYFGVIADYDNRILEVNEANNASSGLAIRLAGTGSGTGGGTGGGGGTGGGTGTGPSPLSVSALGDFNGDGRADLLWRDTVGHINTWQLTGTGVSGAPNIGTISSAWVAQGIGDFNGDGRDDILWRDQAGHVNAWQVNGGTVTGAPNLGTIGSEWTVQGVGDFNGDGRDDILWRDQAGHVNAWQVNGATVTGAPNLGTIGSEWTVQGVGDFNGDGRDDILWRDQAGHVNIWTVNGDLVTGAPNIGTISSEWSVAGIGDFNGDKRDDILWRDQAGHINAWILGSGGAVVSAPNLGTVGSEWTIEGIGDTNADGRSDIVFRDNVGHVNTWLVGAGGTTLSGTPNIGAITSDWTLIG